One window from the genome of Salvia splendens isolate huo1 chromosome 9, SspV2, whole genome shotgun sequence encodes:
- the LOC121748434 gene encoding protein ETHYLENE INSENSITIVE 3-like — protein sequence MMMFEEMGFCGDLDFFSSTPPVKEADVCGLQSGAEADAEGGVEEDYTDDETDVDELERRMWRDKMRLKRLKEMSKGKEGVDAAKQLQSQEQARRKKMSRAQDGILKYMLKMMEVCKAQGFVYGIIPEKGKPVSGASDNLREWWKDKVRFDRNGPAAIAKYQADNAIPGRNEGSSPVGPTPHTLQELQDTTLGSLLSALMQHCDPPQRRFPLEKGVPPPWWPTGKEEWWHQLGLQKDQGSPPYKKPHDLKKAWKVGVLTAVIKHLSPDIAKIRKLVRQSKCLQDKMTAKESATWLAIINQEEALARELYPDRCPPLSGCGGGSGTFAMNDSSEYDVDVGDEESNFDVQEQKPPATLGLLNIGMDRFQDRLPIQQPSHAIKDELITNLDFSRKRKPGCELNMMMDQKVYTCEFIQCPHAELCHGFYDRASRDNHQLSCPYKQFGVPSFSINDIKPVIFPQSFVHQKPSSLPVNQTPAPPFDLSGLGVPEDGQRMINELMSCYDNNVLGNKKTNAGSAPKDAGYLQTQGMVMDASLFEDDHNHNNNIHHNPTMFRAADPFNQSKMLNTPFNTNPTENFQLMFSSPFNIPAVDFTENFGPRDNSLAKQDVAMWY from the coding sequence ATGATGATGTTTGAGGAGATGGGGTTTTGTGGCGATCTCGATTTCTTTTCATCTACTCCTCCGGTGAAGGAAGCAGATGTGTGTGGTCTGCAGTCGGGAGCTGAGGCGGATGCGGAGGGCGGTGTGGAGGAGGACTACACGGACGATGAGACCGACGTTGATGAGCTGGAGAGGAGGATGTGGAGGGACAAGATGCGGCTGAAGAGGCTCAAGGAGATGAGCAAGGGGAAGGAAGGCGTTGATGCTGCGAAGCAGCTCCAGTCGCAGGAGCAGGCAAGGCGGAAGAAGATGTCGAGGGCGCAGGATGGGATCTTGAAGTACATGTTGAAGATGATGGAGGTTTGCAAGGCTCAGGGCTTTGTTTATGGGATCATCCCCGAGAAGGGGAAGCCTGTGAGCGGAGCCTCGGATAATCTGAGGGAGTGGTGGAAGGATAAGGTGAGGTTCGACCGGAATGGGCCTGCTGCCATCGCGAAATACCAGGCGGATAACGCCATCCCTGGGAGGAACGAGGGGTCCAGCCCCGTGGGGCCGACTCCTCACACGTTGCAGGAGCTCCAAGACACCACCCTTGGTTCGTTGCTGTCTGCTCTGATGCAGCACTGTGATCCGCCTCAGAGGCGTTTCCCGTTGGAAAAGGGCGTCCCGCCTCCATGGTGGCCGACCGGGAAAGAGGAATGGTGGCATCAGTTGGGCTTGCAGAAGGATCAAGGCTCCCCTCCTTACAAAAAGCCTCATGATCTCAAGAAGGCGTGGAAGGTCGGGGTTCTGACAGCCGTGATCAAGCACTTGTCTCCCGATATTGCCAAGATCCGGAAGCTCGTGAGGCAGTCCAAGTGTTTGCAGGACAAGATGACGGCCAAGGAGAGCGCGACCTGGCTGGCCATCATCAACCAGGAGGAAGCCCTGGCTCGGGAGCTCTACCCCGACCGCTGCCCGCCCCTCTCTGGATGTGGCGGCGGCAGCGGAACATTTGCCATGAACGACAGCAGCGAGTATGACGTGGATGTGGGCGACGAGGAGTCCAACTTCGACGTGCAGGAGCAGAAACCACCCGCGACTCTCGGGCTATTGAACATTGGGATGGATAGGTTTCAAGATCGGCTTCCGATTCAGCAACCGTCTCACGCCATCAAAGACGAACTCATAACCAACTTAGACTTCTCGAGGAAGAGAAAGCCCGGGTGCGAGCTCAACATGATGATGGATCAGAAGGTCTACACGTGCGAGTTTATTCAATGCCCGCACGCTGAGCTCTGCCATGGCTTCTACGACCGAGCCTCCCGCGATAATCACCAGCTGTCTTGCCCTTACAAGCAGTTTGGGGTTCCTAGTTTCAGCATTAATGACATCAAGCCAGTCATCTTTCCTCAGTCCTTTGTCCATCAGAAGCCATCTTCACTCCCCGTGAACCAAACTCCGGCCCCACCCTTTGATCTCTCCGGCCTAGGGGTCCCAGAAGACGGGCAGAGGATGATCAACGAGCTCATGTCCTGCTATGACAACAATGTCTTAGGAAACAAGAAAACGAATGCAGGCAGCGCCCCCAAGGACGCTGGCTACCTCCAAACGCAAGGAATGGTGATGGACGCCAGCCTATTCGAAGACGACCACAACCACAACAACAACATTCATCACAACCCCACAATGTTCCGGGCAGCTGATCCGTTCAATCAATCGAAGATGTTGAACACACCTTTCAACACCAACCCTACTGAGAATTTCCAGCTAATGTTCAGTTCTCCGTTCAACATACCGGCGGTAGATTTCACCGAGAATTTCGGGCCGAGGGATAATAGCCTGGCAAAGCAGGATGTTGCAATGTGGTACTAA